One Kazachstania africana CBS 2517 chromosome 5, complete genome DNA window includes the following coding sequences:
- the NUP192 gene encoding Nup192p (similar to Saccharomyces cerevisiae NUP192 (YJL039C); ancestral locus Anc_5.261), whose product MALNWSTIPFEALYKSIEEGKLDETLFQDLISDLQNLNLNSGKLKNPSSRSELEKGEIKLDDGTTYKFNQEFIITAIKLSDELNLDELVVAQLILSDPSDTESSNIQHKDGISLINHGKVQYYLRRQYILQIVAYIVNCSSNDGEIYTKLTDKSILVSNVLPAFKSIHIQLDELKQLVNKAQILDNYDILFQQNIKFKRDFLLREYDILSQILYGLVAKQSLTKTDEILKVFDHVSEMDSNDFFIVYYLPAIFHAFANLEMFSIVDVRSLHSHFLKELDNESLYSKPVKVAIIFVFLTFFISWCKAEPSTRAKSLDFKTTVDIPMTTAVEQGAIEQLLVFAADTSLVEKDKSMQLFYDIRSLLERHIPRLIPKQLLDNEIDYTNSAINNSSTNRNMMINTRIGGAAVTPNASMGIESQSQYQYHSISLSEQSMDFFLSTFHFVLQTIIADCAFLLTKIKDAEEDSLLSGEDFDLDDISVRADLERFFLTIYFFYASRPNYSSEFWQDKESNAYGFIEWSAKCNDSLMRSCFYLMISSLSFGSSNSLNVFHYFGDNSTVSWNIISQCISDYAVKINNLGVAILQKQQIQESEVDAITVALEEGLNEETIIFLSSLLTLVGSVAYDVEQEIKVSLCNTFSGILFEFAKLDTPLIGAVFKTLSNLVPTSTQLKNKFWNSLDCLIFKSFTLTNSNDSYRAAFSSILVNFPEVLGFLQLFNNLIKSENRDFGTLSFPTSLGQGYRKVGIWPYFDYILNEIFVQSFKLENRSNKTAVLSSVLQSIEMAITSFDYSVILNSIPAGADLDALVVTENFFTYVQESPAVAVFNYLFQEEIYQGIFSIVAIGIDHLATELENGNQQMELIQSSVNIINRILQCQETYIEELVPIVRNHRNHSSFIPKNFGLHGLRSFHDAILFNVSVVAHLALYVGVSDYTLATESLNILKRLSLKYDGGSSQYSIDNKLLTIFDSVDESARIKDSFISQIESFIDSNENLTLKIEILDFINRNITYADKNINVAHLLLGFHVSNVISIGPRLSTFINSDKSLLSSIISILEGSLETLDNNNIDYAPMRLASIAIEIILKLSHNQLTSSILFEYLSSKGLFERIMNLDPQINKFTLWNGVAFNPDDESFIMSEPIGALLSFFSYRNYLIQYLSLSIHKLSFSGTEAEVLSYVRYLISNTMYSARIFSFLDTLNFENIVVDNTLLDGLSIFSNLQMNLDNVTLSSNCSGIIFELEEIKSLMDLFGKAQKHTSANTTSLQMVTNDKIKRLKDESAVVIYCITGHLSSKKLAELQLAILHSWVQLIQIIVSDGKLSPLERSAFILEVFSTITPKMNDYVECNLNFSEELVSLSVFLYEIYQKDRLNIDDRNGIDSRLYNLFKVCIHGISSPLSSISLRADFYVLANQYLVRILKDEALSKEILQNLRINNEKVIEIISNDAIFGQGTSRITAILLMDTLIQIANLNNHNFILELLMKSGQLSLFIRSLKNTDILLDSANECISIDDLMFELTAFKATIFLLFRISETTAGAQALVQNRLLEIIGECSFLKVDPDLGLNITFKPSTFDTSGPMKANISLDSPLFLDNGARTISLIDLMVPIFQLVCAVLVSVGSKNSNVINKVKKLLQTFRKLIIGIFKRDELISAEMDATKTINKENIQDMVKVVVILCSLTGYQGEEGFPVF is encoded by the coding sequence ATGGCATTAAATTGGAGTACTATCCCATTTGAAGCTCTATATAAATCCATTGAAGAAGGCAAATTAGATGAAACTTTGTTTCAGGATTTAATCTCAGAtctacaaaatttgaatctcAATAGtggtaaattgaaaaatccatCAAGTCGAAGTGAATTAGAGAAAGgtgaaataaaattagaTGATGGTACAACCTACAAGTTTAATCAAGAATTTATCATAACGGCCATTAAATTATCCGATGAACTTAATTTAGACGAATTAGTGGTGGCGCAATTGATACTCTCTGATCCTTCTGATACtgaatcttcaaatatacAACATAAAGATGGCATTTCTTTAATCAATCATGGTAAAGTTCAGTACTATCTAAGAAGACAATACATTTTACAAATAGTAGCCTACATTGTAAATTGTTCCAGTAACGATGGCGAAATTTACACTAAGCTAACTGATAAAAGTATTTTAGTATCCAATGTTCTACCGGCTTTTAAATCGATCCACATACAATTAGATGAGCTCAAACAGCTTGTAAACAAAGCTCAGATTTTGGATAACTATGATATCCTATTCcaacaaaatatcaaatttaaacGTGATTTTCTCTTACGAGAGTACGATATTTTAAGTCAAATATTGTATGGTTTGGTTGCCAAACAGAGTTTAACGAAGACGGATGAAATCCTAAAAGTCTTCGATCATGTCTCAGAGAtggattcaaatgatttcttCATAGTTTACTATCTTCCGGCCATTTTTCATGCTTTCGCTAATTTGGAAATGTTCTCAATTGTTGATGTGAGGTCCTTACATTcacattttttgaaagaattagataatGAATCTCTATATTCAAAACCAGTAAAAGTAGCAATTATATTTGTCTTTTtaacatttttcatttcatgGTGTAAAGCTGAACCTTCTACTAGAGCCAAATCGTTAGACTTCAAGACCACGGTGGACATTCCAATGACTACTGCCGTTGAACAGGGTGCTATCGAGCAACTATTGGTTTTCGCTGCAGATACGTCATtagttgaaaaagataaaagtATGCAACTATTCTATGATATAAGATCTTTATTGGAGAGGCATATTCCTAGATTGATTCCAAAGCAATTACTCGATAATGAAATAGATTACACAAATTCTGCTATCAATAATTCTAGTACCAATAGAAATATGATGATCAATACCAGGATTGGAGGAGCTGCAGTTACGCCCAATGCTTCTATGGGAATTGAATCGCAAAGccaatatcaatatcattcaatttctctGTCGGAGCAATCTATGGATTTTTTCCTATCAACTTTTCACTTTGTTTTACAAACTATAATCGCCGATTGTGCCTTCTTATTGACAAAGATAAAAGATGCAGAAGAGGATTCTTTACTTTCTGGTGAGGATTTTGATTTAGACGATATTTCAGTCAGAGCAGATTTAGAAAGATTCTTTTTAAcgatttattttttctatgCTTCAAGACCTAATTATTCTAGCGAATTTTGGCAAGATAAAGAATCGAATGCATACGGTTTTATTGAATGGTCGGCTAAATGTAACGATAGCCTCATGAGATCTTGTTTCTATCTGATGATTTCAAGTTTGTCCTTTGGAAGTTCCAATTCCTTGAatgtttttcattatttcgGTGACAACAGTACAGTTTCTTGGAATATCATCTCGCAATGCATAAGTGATTATGCTGTAAAAATTAATAACTTAGGAGTAGCTATATTACAAAAACAGCAAATCCAAGAAAGTGAGGTAGATGCAATTACGGTGGCTTTAGAAGAAGGATTGAACGAAGAAACTATCATCTTTCTATCTTCTTTGTTAACTTTAGTTGGATCTGTGGCATATGATGTTGAACAAGAAATCAAGGTTTCACTATGTAACACATTCTCTGGTATTTTATTCGAATTTGCAAAACTAGACACGCCTTTAATTGGTGCTGTATTCAAGACATTAAGCAATCTGGTTCCTACTTCTAcacaattgaaaaacaagTTTTGGAACTCTTTGGATTGtctcattttcaaaagtttcaCCCTTACGAATTCTAATGACTCGTATAGAGCTGCATTTAGTTCTATCTTAGTTAATTTCCCTGAAGTTCTCGGATTTTTACAACTCTTCAACAACCTTATCAAAAGTGAGAATCGTGATTTTGGGACTCTATCTTTCCCCACAAGTCTTGGCCAAGGTTATAGAAAGGTTGGGATCTGGCCTTATTTCGATTACATATTGAACGAGATTTTTGTCCAATCTTTTAAATTGGAAAATCGCTCAAATAAAACAGCAGTTTTATCATCTGTTCTGCAAAGTATTGAAATGGCTATTACATCATTCGACTATAGTGTTATTTTGAACTCAATCCCAGCTGGAGCAGATCTTGATGCATTGGTGGTAACGGAGAACTTCTTTACATACGTCCAGGAGTCGCCTGCAGTGGCCGTTTTCAATTATCTTTTCCAAGAAGAGATATATCAAGGTATTTTCAGTATCGTAGCAATTGGAATTGATCACTTGGCTACCGAATTAGAAAACGGTAATCAACAAATGGAACTTATTCAATCATCTGTCAATATTATAAACagaattcttcaatgtcAGGAGACCTATATAGAAGAACTAGTTCCAATTGTAAGAAATCATAGAAATCATTCTTCCTTcattccaaaaaattttggattgCACGGCTTACGTTCTTTCCATGATGCTATCCTGTTTAATGTATCAGTTGTCGCTCATTTGGCTCTTTACGTTGGCGTATCCGATTACACTTTGGCGACAGAGTCActtaatattttgaaaaggcTCTCCCTCAAGTATGACGGCGGCTCTTCTCAGTATTCTATAGATAATAAGCTGCTGACCATATTTGACTCGGTTGATGAGTCTGCTAGGATCAAAGATTCTTTTATCTCTCAAATTGAGTCATTCATTGACTCAAATGAAAACTTGACGTTGAAAATCGAGATTCTGGATTTCATTAATAGAAATATTACATATGCAgacaaaaatataaatgttGCTCACTTACTATTAGGTTTCCATGTTTCAAACGTTATTTCAATTGGCCCAAGGTTATCAACATTTATAAACTCCGACAAATCTCTCCTCAGCTCcataatatcaattttagaaGGATCACTTGAAACTTTAGacaacaataatattgattacGCTCCAATGAGATTGGCTTCCATTGCAATTGAGATAATACTAAAACTCTCTCACAATCAATTAACATCATCAATACTATTTGAATATCTATCATCAAAAGGtctatttgaaagaataatGAACTTGGATCCTCAGATTAATAAGTTCACCCTTTGGAATGGTGTTGCATTCAATCCTGATGATGAAAGCTTTATCATGAGTGAACCTATAGGTGCCTTGCTGTCATTTTTCAGTTATAGAAATTACttaattcaatatttaaGTCTATCAATCCACAAGCTCTCATTTTCTGGTACTGAAGCAGAAGTTTTATCCTATGTGCGCTATTTGATTTCTAATACAATGTACTCTGCCAggattttttcatttttggatACATTAAACTTTGAAAACATTGTGGTGGATAATACCCTTTTGGATGGACTATCTATCTTCAGcaatcttcaaatgaacTTGGATAATGTGACTCTGAGTAGCAATTGCTCAGGAATTATATTTGAACTGGAGGAGATCAAATCCTTAATGGATTTATTTGGAAAAGCCCAGAAGCATACTTCAGCTAACACAACATCTCTCCAAATGGTAACTAATGACAAGATCAAGAGATTAAAGGATGAATCGGCTGTTGTTATCTACTGCATCACAGGTCATCTGAGTAGCAAGAAGCTAGCCGAACTTCAATTGGCGATTTTGCATTCATGGGTTCAATTAATACAGATAATTGTATCAGATGGTAAATTGTCACCACTTGAGCGCTCAGCTTTTATCCTTGAAGTTTTCAGTACAATCACGCCAAAAATGAATGATTACGTCGAGTGTAATCTCAACTTTTCAGAGGAACTAGTGTCATTATCAGTATTTTTATATGAAATCTACCAAAAAGATCGCTTAAATATAGATGATCGCAACGGAATAGACTCGAGATTGtacaatcttttcaaagtttgCATTCATGGTATAAGTTCTCCACTTTCATCCATTTCCCTGCGAGCAGATTTCTATGTTCTCGCTAATCAATATTTGGTTCGAATTCTGAAAGATGAGGCACTTTCAAAAGAGATTCTACAGAATCTACGTATAAATAATGAGAAGgttattgaaattatatcCAATGATGCTATTTTTGGTCAAGGAACCAGTAGAATCACTGCAATCTTATTAATGGATACATTGATTCAGATtgcaaatttgaataatcatAATTTCATATTAGAATTGCTAATGAAAAGTGGCCAgttatcattatttattcGTTCTTTAAAGAATACTGATATTTTGCTAGATTCTGCTAATGAATGTATCAGcattgatgatttaatGTTTGAATTAACTGCATTCAAGGCAACAATATTCCTTTTATTCAGAATTTCGGAAACTACAGCAGGTGCACAGGCTCTCGTTCAAAATAGGTTGCTAGAGATAATTGGAGAATGCTCCTTTTTGAAGGTGGATCCTGATCTAGGTTTAAATATTACGTTCAAGCCTTCTACCTTTGATACATCAGGTCCAATGAAAGCAAATATAAGTTTGGATTCACCATTATTCTTAGATAATGGGGCTAGAACTATTTCATTGATAGATTTAATGgttccaatttttcaattggtTTGTGCAGTATTGGTTAGTGTAGGAAGTAAAAATAGCAACGTTATTAATAAAGTTAAGAAACTACTCCAGACGTTTaggaaattgataattgggattttcaaaagagatGAGTTAATATCTGCGGAGATGGATGCTACCAAAACTATTAATAAAGAGAATATTCAAGATATGGTCAAGGTTGTCGTCATTCTGTGTTCTTTAACTGGTTATCAAGGTGAAGAAGGTTTTCCAGTATTTTGA
- the VPS53 gene encoding Vps53p (similar to Saccharomyces cerevisiae VPS53 (YJL029C); ancestral locus Anc_5.245): MPLDDVNYDPLEDITTILSDKDTLNTIDDLISQTRAFKLQLENNIIEVENEELSDSVIGENYAERLFKVFEDFTASQKMASSTEYTITNLTQGIAHLDNAKRNITQSMTLFQNLKILFDSFLECKRLIKDNLFLEMVSPYKIMCSLTENTFNSHKSVGEISRLLLAISKLQSETLNKIKNIYTKLLNGGGAPDPSLALQLREGACELVDSDSNNKSQIIDWAVKKILYELEEIFQPDDEAGSLENLPRRYVFFKKVLTNFNNTLASSFLPSWNMPLSLTCRFFQITRKDLKLLLNKEFKNKQPSIDLFMTALQATIDFEKYIDVRFSNKCEEEKLSMCFEPFLSLWVSHQDRMMQDKMMSYMSESKISESPSESLVAPSSADLFRTYRSLLSQILELIGDNKNDKVLLSLATFFAKWLDAYMTKILSPLILPDNIEIQDKEEVIQYTVLLVNTSDYCSTTIDQLEEKLSEFTTAPQKISDTLSRTKDSYDNLLARANKLLLHRVIPMDLAYVWKEFNSTDWAHVLVEDYSRYMITLKNLISVRTTDRTPGTSNKSALESIIVRLNRDAYKWNFFDKVVDLIISNYVDSIVKLLQPLPPFATLNSKRQLTVKKVISVGEQLLLDIELLKEVFHNLLNHMAELTSSIHDMSAKRIKRRMDSSLELLLHFAKILVLPLDSPENYYNAYSRLTDNNSYSLIWAFIFSLKGTEWDLASWKEYWFAFKEKMAETSSTENENEADLFIFKGNSKHLTRFEANLGRIQETAWSDFVKTELHITVPRRVI; encoded by the coding sequence ATGCCCTTAGATGATGTTAATTATGATCCGTTAGAGGATATAACTACAATTCTTTCGGACAAGGACACACTAAATACAATTGATGATCTTATATCACAAACAAGGGCATTCAAACTTCAACTTGAAAATAACATTATTGAAGTGGAGAACGAAGAGCTTTCTGACAGCGTCATAGGTGAAAACTATGCTGAAAGGTTATTTAAGGTATTTGAGGATTTTACAGCTAGTCAGAAGATGGCATCATCCACTGAGTATACGATAACGAATTTAACACAAGGTATTGCGCATCTGGATAATGCAAAACGTAATATTACACAGTCTATGACATTATTTCAGAACCTCAAAATACTGTTTGATAGTTTTCTTGAATGCAAAAGGTTGATAAAGgataatctttttttagAGATGGTTTCCCCATACAAAATAATGTGCTCCTTAACTGAAAATACATTTAATTCTCATAAATCTGTTGGTGAGATTAGCAGACTATTACTAGCAATTTCTAAACTACAATCAGAAACACTGaataagataaaaaatatatacacTAAGCTTCTGAATGGAGGCGGAGCTCCAGATCCCTCACTAGCTTTACAGCTAAGAGAAGGTGCTTGTGAACTGGTTGATTCAGATTCAAATAACAAATCACAAATTATAGACTGGgcagtgaaaaaaatattatacGAACTGgaagaaatatttcaacCAGATGACGAGGCAGGAtctcttgaaaatttaccTCGTCGATAcgtttttttcaagaaggTGTTAACTAACTTCAATAATACATTGGCAAGCTCTTTTCTTCCTAGTTGGAACATGCCATTAAGTTTGACCTGTAGGTTTTTTCAGattacaagaaaagatttgaagcttcttttaaataaagagtttaaaaataaacaacCATCTATCGACTTATTCATGACAGCACTTCAAGCCACCATAGATTTcgaaaaatatattgacGTCAGATTCTCCAATAAATGTGAAGAAGAGAAGCTAAGTATGTGTTTTGAaccatttttatcattgtGGGTATCGCATCAAGATAGAATGATGCAAGATAAAATGATGTCTTATATGAGTGAGAGTAAAATTTCTGAGAGTCCTTCAGAATCACTAGTGGCACCTTCTAGTGCCGATTTATTTAGAACGTATAGGTCATTACTCTCACAAATACTGGAACTTATTGGAGATaacaaaaatgataaagtATTACTATCACTGGCAActttttttgcaaaatgGTTGGATGCATATATGACTAAGATACTCAGTCCTCTAATTTTACCagataatattgaaattcaagataAGGAAGAAGTGATACAATATACAGTTCTGCTAGTAAATACAAGCGATTATTGCTCCACTACTATCGATCAACTGGAGGAAAAACTCTCTGAATTCACTACTGCTCCTCAGAAAATATCTGATACGCTTTCCAGAACAAAAGATTCATATGATAATCTCCTTGCAAGGGCAAACAAATTATTGCTTCACCGAGTTATACCAATGGATCTCGCTTACGTGTGGAAGGAATTCAATAGTACTGATTGGGCCCATGTATTGGTGGAAGATTATAGCAGGTATATGATTACATTAAAAAACTTAATCTCTGTACGTACAACGGATAGGACACCAGGTACATCTAATAAATCTGCCTTGGAATCTATAATAGTAAGATTAAATCGAGATGCGTATAAGTGGAATTTCTTTGACAAAGTCGTAGATCTTATTATATCGAATTACGTCGATTCGATAGTCAAGTTATTGCAGCCTTTACCACCTTTCGCAACACTAAACTCCAAGAGACAATTGACTGTTAAAAAGGTAATATCTGTTGGAGAACAGCTTCTTTTAGATATTGAGTTACTAAAAGAAGTTTTCCACAACCTTTTAAATCACATGGCTGAGTTAACTTCCTCAATACATGATATGTCTGCAAAGAGAATTAAACGTCGTATGGATTCTTCTTTGGAGCTATTACTGCATTTTGCCAAAATACTGGTATTACCTTTAGATTCTCCAGAAAACTATTATAACGCCTATTCTAGACTGACGGACAATAATTCTTATTCCCTTATCTGGGCTTTCATATTCTCTTTAAAGGGTACAGAATGGGATTTAGCATCGTGGAAAGAATACTGGTTTGCTTTTAAGGAAAAAATGGCAGAAACATCAAGTACTGAAAACGAAAACGAAGCTGATctatttattttcaaaggaaACTCGAAACATCTTACCAGGTTCGAGGCAAACTTGGGGAGGATACAAGAAACTGCGTGGTCCGATTTCGTCAAGACCGAACTACATATCACAGTACCCAGAAGAGTAATTTAA